The following proteins are encoded in a genomic region of Brachionichthys hirsutus isolate HB-005 chromosome 14, CSIRO-AGI_Bhir_v1, whole genome shotgun sequence:
- the spata13 gene encoding spermatogenesis-associated protein 13, which produces MEEQELAFKAGDVIRVLDASHKDWWWGRGADREAWFPSSFVRVRVNQEDSSTDSVESVVDQDPNPRDTHNTRHREQMRSNVVQEIMNTERIYIKHLKDICDGYIRQCRKHPDMFAELQLTTIFSNIEDIYRFQRQFLRDLEKKHNKIQPHLSEIGSCFLMQGEGFSIYSDYCNTHPAACAELQRLMKLGKYKHFFEACRLLQQMIDISIAGFLLTPVQKICKYPLQLGELLKYTPKDHSDHSGVSKAYEAMKNVASLINERKRRLESLDTIAHWQVAILHWEGSNVLERSSELIHSGELTRIIRHGKMQQRSFFLFDHQLIDCKKDVLRRDLLHYRGRLDTDQAEVVDVPDGRDLDLGLTLRNALRLRNASTLEFVCVLCCRKAQDKQRWLQAFAKERRRVKEDQEMGMDISEEQRKQAIINARRAKHGKSKTIGYSGSVAPHHQNLHPLHQRHITIPTSVPQQQVFSLAEPPKRKPHHLLYNITRSAFFRK; this is translated from the exons atggaggagcaggagctagCATTCAAAGCTGGGGACGTCATCCGTGTCCTGGACGCCTCGCATAAGGACTGGTGGTGGGGCAGGGGGGCCGACCGGGAGGCCTGGTTCCCCTCCAGCTTTGTGAGG GTGCGAGTGAACCAGGAGGACTCGAGTACGGATAGTGTGGAGAGCGTGGTGGACCAGGATCCAAACCCCCGGGACACGCACAACACTCGGCACAGGGAGCAGatgaggagcaatgtggttcaGGAGATCATGAACACTGAACGCATCTACATCAAGCAcctgaaggacatctgtgac GGTTACATCCGTCAGTGCCGTAAACACCCGGACATGTTCGCCGAGCTGCAGCTGACGACCATCTTCAGCAACATCGAAGACATCTACAGGTTTCAGAGGCAGTTTCTCAGAGACCTGGAAAAGAAGCACAACAAAATCCAACCTCACCTCAGTGAAATCGGCTCCTGCTTTCTAATGCAG GGCGAGGGCTTTTCCATCTACTCGGACTACTGTAACACTCATCCTGCGGCATgtgctgagctgcagcgtctCATGAAGTTGGGCAAATACAAGCATTTCTTCGAGGCCTGCCGGCTCCTCCAGCAGATGATCGACATTTCCATTGCAGGTTTCCTGCTCACACCAGTCCAGAAGATCTGTAAATACCCGTTGCAGCTGGGAGAACTGCTAAAGTACACCCCCAAGGACCACAG cGACCACAGTGGAGTAAGCAAAGCGTACGAGGCTATGAAGAATGTGGCCAGTCTGATAAATGAGAGGAAGAGACGGCTGGAGAGTCTCGACACCATTGCTCATTGGCAGGTGGCCATCCTCCACTGGGAG GGATCCAACGTGCTGGAGCGCAGCTCTGAGCTCATTCACTCCGGCGAGCTGACTCGAATTATCCGGCACGgcaaaatgcagcagcgcagcttcttcctctttgacCACCAGCTGATCGATTGTAAAAAAGACGTCCTGCGCCGAGACCTGCTCCACTACCGCGGGCGGCTGGATACGGATCAGGCCGAGGTGGTGGACGTACCCGACGGGCGGGACCTCGACCTGGGCCTGACCCTGAGGAACGCTCTGCGCCTGCGTAACGCCTCCACGCTGGAATTCGTGTGCGTGCTGTGCTGCAGGAAGGCGCAGGACAAGCAGCGATGGCTGCAGGCGTTCGCCAAGGAGAGACGCCGAGTCAAGGAAGACCAAGAGATGG GAATGGACATCAGtgaagaacaaagaaaacaggCTATTATTAATGCCAGAAGAGCCAAACACGGCAAGAGCAAAA CCATTGGTTATTCTGGATCTGTCGCACCGCACCACCAAAACCTTCACCCACTGCACCAGCGTCACATCACCATTCCAACCAGCGTGCCTCAACAGCAAGTCTTTTCACTGGCTGAGCCCCCAAAGCGAAAACCTCACCACCTGTTGTACAACATCACCCGCAGCGCCTTTTTCAGGAAATGA